A region from the Beduinella massiliensis genome encodes:
- a CDS encoding sigma-70 family RNA polymerase sigma factor — translation MNEAQWRRPRPTRTHAQPRGRRRSAQAVFAGPLSQAQRDALVLRSLGLVWAVVREHYGHFAPEQQGELYHFGVVGLVKAARDFEPGRGVRFGTMAYPYVRNAVAHGVRAGFGRVHIPHRRRRDYAHLIYDEDGEAALMRIAPCERAALCGLQAGVLLLENADAGIGLYDRAIELADLRMDLSEAMRCLTDAESYVVIEHVVNRTTLRELGAVMGMSYEGVRKVELRALKKLRQEMTEPRGKRR, via the coding sequence TTGAACGAGGCACAATGGCGCAGGCCGCGCCCGACGCGGACGCACGCGCAGCCGAGGGGCCGCCGCCGGAGCGCGCAGGCGGTCTTCGCCGGGCCGCTTTCGCAGGCGCAGCGGGACGCGCTGGTGCTGCGCTCGCTGGGGCTGGTCTGGGCGGTGGTGCGCGAGCACTACGGCCACTTCGCGCCGGAGCAGCAGGGCGAGCTCTACCACTTCGGCGTGGTGGGGCTGGTGAAGGCCGCGCGCGACTTCGAGCCGGGGCGCGGCGTGCGCTTTGGCACGATGGCCTATCCCTACGTGCGCAACGCCGTCGCGCACGGGGTGCGCGCGGGCTTTGGGCGGGTGCACATCCCGCACAGGCGGCGCAGGGATTACGCGCACCTGATCTACGACGAGGACGGGGAGGCGGCGCTGATGCGCATCGCCCCCTGCGAGCGCGCGGCGCTGTGCGGCCTGCAGGCGGGCGTGCTGCTGCTGGAGAACGCGGACGCGGGGATCGGCTTGTACGACCGGGCCATCGAGCTGGCGGACCTGCGCATGGACCTTTCTGAGGCGATGCGCTGCCTGACGGACGCGGAAAGCTACGTGGTGATCGAGCACGTCGTGAACCGCACGACGCTGCGCGAGCTGGGCGCTGTGATGGGCATGAGCTACGAGGGCGTGCGCAAGGTGGAGCTGCGCGCGCTGAAAAAGCTGCGCCAGGAGATGACGGAGCCGCGCGGAAAGCGGCGGTAG
- a CDS encoding EFR1 family ferrodoxin (N-terminal region resembles flavodoxins. C-terminal ferrodoxin region binds two 4Fe-4S clusters.) gives MILYFSGTGNSAYAARRIGRAVGDGVTDLFERIRGRDFSRMHSDSPWVVVVPTYAWRIPRVVQAWLARTELAGSRDLYFVMTCGGSIGDAGRYLRALCAEKGLRYRGCAGIRMPENYVALFTTPTRAEALEIIREADGAIDEAARRIGGGEALPESAPTWRDRLSSGPVNAAFYPAFVHAGKFYATDACVSCGKCAAVCPLGNVRLEAGRPVWGKDCTHCMACICRCPTEAIEYGKHSRGLPRYVCPKSGEE, from the coding sequence ATGATTCTTTATTTCTCGGGAACGGGGAACAGCGCGTACGCCGCGAGGCGGATCGGGCGGGCCGTGGGGGACGGCGTGACCGACCTGTTTGAGCGGATTCGCGGCCGCGATTTTTCGCGGATGCACTCGGACAGCCCGTGGGTCGTCGTCGTCCCGACCTATGCGTGGCGGATTCCCCGCGTCGTGCAGGCGTGGCTCGCGCGGACGGAGCTTGCGGGCAGCCGGGACCTGTACTTCGTGATGACCTGCGGCGGGAGCATCGGGGACGCGGGCAGGTATCTGCGGGCGCTTTGCGCGGAAAAGGGGCTGCGCTACCGGGGCTGCGCCGGGATCAGGATGCCGGAAAACTACGTCGCGCTGTTCACCACGCCCACGCGGGCGGAGGCGCTTGAGATCATCCGGGAGGCGGACGGCGCGATCGACGAGGCCGCCCGGCGGATCGGGGGCGGCGAGGCGCTGCCCGAAAGCGCCCCGACGTGGCGGGACAGGCTGAGCAGCGGCCCCGTCAACGCCGCGTTCTACCCGGCGTTCGTGCACGCGGGGAAGTTTTACGCCACCGACGCGTGCGTCTCCTGCGGGAAGTGCGCCGCCGTCTGCCCGCTCGGCAACGTCCGGCTGGAGGCGGGCAGGCCCGTGTGGGGCAAGGACTGCACCCACTGTATGGCCTGTATCTGCCGCTGCCCGACGGAGGCGATCGAGTACGGGAAGCACAGCCGGGGCCTGCCGCGGTACGTCTGCCCGAAATCGGGCGAGGAATGA
- a CDS encoding shikimate kinase: MIFQDNVLKEYLKNVYFITGTPCGGKTTISCELGKKHDLMVYHMDEEFQTHQQMSHPKFQPSMNKKFKDADEFFGRTVEEYRKWLLDNTREQFDFVLLDLIRLSQNRIILCDCHLTVEEADQLTEPSRVAFLIKDPTDLIDDYCKRPDHAGFHNFINSASHVKKAKALFNATLKDINLERCEQIKSSKYFWLERDAESPVNETTRKVEHHFGWSR; the protein is encoded by the coding sequence GTGATATTTCAAGATAACGTATTGAAAGAATATTTAAAAAATGTATATTTCATAACGGGAACCCCCTGCGGCGGGAAGACGACGATTTCCTGTGAATTGGGGAAAAAGCATGATTTGATGGTGTACCATATGGATGAAGAATTTCAAACCCATCAACAGATGTCCCATCCCAAATTTCAACCTTCTATGAACAAAAAATTCAAAGATGCGGATGAATTCTTTGGACGGACCGTTGAGGAATACAGGAAATGGCTTCTTGATAATACAAGAGAGCAATTCGATTTTGTTCTGCTGGATTTAATCCGGCTTTCACAAAATCGAATTATCCTGTGCGACTGCCATTTGACTGTTGAAGAAGCAGATCAATTGACTGAACCCTCAAGGGTTGCTTTTTTGATAAAAGATCCTACGGATTTGATCGACGATTATTGCAAGCGTCCAGATCATGCGGGATTTCATAACTTCATTAACAGTGCCTCTCATGTGAAAAAAGCGAAAGCCCTTTTTAACGCGACCTTAAAGGATATCAACCTGGAAAGATGCGAACAAATCAAGTCCAGTAAATATTTTTGGCTTGAAAGGGATGCAGAAAGCCCTGTGAATGAAACAACAAGGAAAGTGGAACATCATTTTGGATGGTCGCGTTAA
- a CDS encoding helix-turn-helix domain-containing protein, whose amino-acid sequence MDVQRLREAMKKRGETVTSLAEKVQMHPSTLYRKLKDAGEPITLREAGAIREAMGLSGKQAAAIFFAADVACDANEVDEA is encoded by the coding sequence ATGGACGTGCAGCGGCTGCGCGAGGCGATGAAAAAACGGGGGGAGACCGTCACGTCGCTGGCGGAGAAGGTGCAGATGCACCCGTCTACGCTCTACCGGAAGCTGAAGGACGCGGGCGAGCCCATCACCCTGCGGGAAGCGGGGGCGATCCGGGAGGCGATGGGGCTGAGCGGGAAGCAGGCGGCGGCCATTTTTTTTGCGGCGGATGTCGCATGTGATGCAAACGAGGTGGACGAGGCGTAG
- a CDS encoding metalloregulator ArsR/SmtB family transcription factor produces the protein MAKECEEALREIVEGFRSCRRAFTAIGDETRQLILLVLLQSDLTGVRVGEIAEKAHLTRPSVSHHLQILREAGIVAMRREGTRNFYYLSVDGTQWKEIAGLIDLIYASILHISAPT, from the coding sequence ATGGCAAAGGAATGCGAAGAGGCGCTGCGGGAGATCGTGGAGGGGTTTCGCTCGTGCAGGCGCGCGTTTACGGCCATCGGGGACGAGACGAGGCAGCTCATCCTGCTCGTGCTGCTGCAAAGCGACCTGACGGGCGTGCGCGTCGGGGAGATCGCGGAAAAGGCGCACCTGACGCGGCCCTCCGTCTCGCACCACCTGCAAATCCTGCGGGAGGCCGGCATCGTCGCGATGCGGCGCGAGGGCACCCGCAACTTTTACTACCTGAGCGTGGACGGCACGCAGTGGAAGGAGATCGCCGGTCTGATCGACCTCATTTACGCGAGCATCCTGCACATCAGCGCGCCCACCTGA
- a CDS encoding phage/plasmid primase, P4 family: MEELAISAGTSRCETSWRTLRLTWAEFTARLERPVRTAETAVQYAAMPPGERVRAKDVGGFVGGVLSGGARRAGSVESRCLLALDADHAMYAEEEWEGAGEARFALWENWRARYGFAAALHSTHSHTRAHPRLRLLIPLSRPVAPDEYEAVARRVAFDLGIDAFDDTTYQPGRLMFWPSVCRDGEYVLRLCEGPWLDPDAVLARYADWRDTARWPVSSRQSRALTARAGRLGDPGLKPGPVGAFCRAYDVPAAIGRFLSHVYAPAREPGRYTYRAGSAYGGAVVYDGGRFLYSYHDTDPAGGRLLNAFDLVRVHLFGERDAGTPPGTPMRALPSYAAMQALCHAASGEGAPPSAGENAGERAARRTGTEPGGERKEQTAQRGNAGESAGEPACADGAAVPPEAGAKEGAARVSVREAAVALSRSPDDYTEQGTAVAFADAYADALCWQDDLRWVAWDGTRWAPDAQAEATLCMMRFTDEMMARAKAGLDGAPMGSAQAREAEAALRWAVSCRSATRIGRTLRLAQALMKRHALSDFDADPWLLNTPGGMVDLRTGRMRPHDPAALCTAITHLAPAPEADAPRYTQFLYRITGGDGELCDYLQRVAGMALVGEVYEEGITICHGPGGNGKSTLFGLWQDVLGDYAGTIRPELLVPRRDSSEPFGLEQVRGKRLVVASETDEGLGLNQSVLKRLASQDQISANPKGRDPFSFRPSHTLIMHTNHLPRIRSVDEGTRRRIAVLPLTNPIGRAEMVTDFRARLLQSEGPQILRWMIEGARMFYEDHMKLRKPEAVQAASREYLSGEDWLRGFLTERCVLGEEEAVPGGLLYEAFHQWSLENGERYPRRSREFASALRSRGFEARHTRAGNVWAGVGLRGEPAERGGTAPRDGTAPRGGTALRDAFREGGLD, from the coding sequence GTGGAGGAGCTTGCGATCAGCGCCGGGACGAGCCGGTGCGAGACGAGCTGGCGGACGCTGCGCCTGACGTGGGCGGAATTTACCGCGCGGCTCGAAAGGCCCGTGCGCACGGCGGAGACGGCCGTGCAGTACGCGGCGATGCCGCCCGGGGAGCGGGTGCGGGCCAAGGACGTTGGCGGCTTCGTCGGCGGGGTGCTTTCGGGCGGCGCGCGGCGGGCGGGGAGCGTGGAGAGCCGCTGCCTGCTCGCGCTGGACGCCGACCACGCGATGTACGCGGAGGAGGAATGGGAGGGCGCGGGGGAGGCGCGCTTCGCGCTCTGGGAAAACTGGCGCGCGCGCTACGGCTTTGCGGCGGCGCTGCACAGCACCCACAGCCACACGCGGGCGCACCCGCGCCTTCGCCTGCTGATCCCGCTGAGCCGCCCGGTCGCGCCGGACGAATACGAGGCGGTGGCGCGCCGGGTGGCGTTCGACCTGGGCATCGACGCCTTCGACGACACGACCTACCAGCCGGGCCGCCTGATGTTCTGGCCCAGCGTCTGCCGGGACGGGGAGTACGTGCTGCGGCTCTGCGAGGGGCCGTGGCTCGACCCGGACGCGGTGCTCGCGCGCTACGCGGACTGGCGCGACACCGCGCGCTGGCCCGTGAGCAGCCGCCAGAGCCGGGCGCTGACCGCGCGCGCCGGACGGCTGGGCGATCCGGGGCTGAAGCCCGGGCCCGTGGGCGCGTTCTGCCGGGCCTACGACGTGCCCGCCGCGATCGGCAGGTTCCTTTCGCACGTGTACGCCCCCGCGCGGGAGCCGGGGCGCTACACCTACCGCGCGGGCAGCGCCTACGGCGGCGCGGTGGTCTACGACGGCGGGCGGTTCCTGTACAGCTACCACGACACGGACCCGGCGGGCGGCCGGCTGCTGAACGCCTTCGACCTGGTGCGCGTGCACCTGTTCGGGGAGCGGGACGCCGGGACGCCGCCGGGCACGCCGATGCGCGCGCTGCCCTCCTACGCCGCGATGCAGGCGCTTTGCCACGCGGCAAGCGGGGAAGGCGCGCCGCCAAGCGCGGGGGAGAACGCCGGGGAACGCGCGGCGCGGCGAACGGGGACGGAGCCCGGCGGGGAGCGGAAGGAACAGACCGCGCAGAGGGGAAACGCGGGGGAAAGCGCGGGGGAACCCGCCTGCGCGGATGGAGCCGCAGTCCCCCCGGAGGCGGGCGCGAAGGAGGGCGCGGCGCGCGTGTCCGTCCGGGAAGCCGCCGTCGCGCTCTCGCGCAGCCCCGACGACTACACGGAGCAGGGCACGGCCGTGGCCTTCGCGGACGCCTACGCGGACGCGCTGTGCTGGCAGGACGACCTGCGCTGGGTCGCCTGGGACGGCACGCGCTGGGCCCCGGACGCGCAGGCCGAGGCGACGCTGTGCATGATGCGCTTCACCGACGAGATGATGGCGCGCGCGAAGGCGGGGCTTGACGGCGCGCCGATGGGCAGCGCACAGGCGCGCGAGGCGGAGGCCGCCCTGCGCTGGGCCGTGAGCTGCCGCAGCGCCACGCGCATCGGCCGGACGCTGCGCCTCGCGCAGGCGCTGATGAAGCGCCACGCGCTCAGCGACTTCGACGCGGACCCCTGGCTGCTCAACACGCCCGGGGGCATGGTCGATCTGCGCACGGGCCGCATGCGCCCCCACGACCCCGCCGCGCTGTGCACGGCCATCACGCACCTCGCGCCCGCGCCGGAGGCGGACGCGCCGCGCTACACGCAGTTCCTCTACCGCATCACGGGCGGGGACGGGGAGCTGTGCGACTACCTGCAGCGCGTGGCGGGCATGGCGCTCGTGGGCGAGGTGTACGAGGAGGGCATCACCATCTGCCACGGGCCGGGCGGCAACGGCAAGTCCACCCTCTTCGGGCTGTGGCAGGACGTGCTGGGCGACTACGCGGGCACGATCCGCCCGGAGCTGCTGGTGCCCCGGCGCGACAGCTCCGAGCCGTTCGGCCTGGAGCAGGTGCGGGGCAAGCGGCTCGTCGTCGCCAGCGAGACGGACGAGGGGCTGGGCCTCAACCAGAGCGTGCTCAAGCGCCTGGCCTCGCAGGACCAGATCAGCGCGAACCCCAAGGGGCGCGACCCGTTCAGCTTCCGCCCGTCGCACACGCTCATCATGCACACCAACCACCTGCCGCGCATCCGCTCTGTGGACGAGGGCACGCGCAGGCGCATCGCGGTGCTGCCGCTGACGAACCCCATCGGCCGCGCGGAGATGGTGACGGACTTTCGCGCGCGCCTGCTTCAAAGCGAGGGCCCGCAGATCCTGCGCTGGATGATCGAGGGCGCGCGGATGTTTTACGAGGACCACATGAAGCTGAGAAAGCCCGAGGCCGTGCAGGCCGCCTCGCGCGAGTACCTGAGCGGCGAGGACTGGCTGCGCGGCTTCCTCACGGAGCGCTGCGTGCTGGGCGAGGAGGAGGCCGTGCCCGGCGGGCTGCTGTACGAGGCGTTTCACCAGTGGTCGCTCGAAAACGGCGAGCGCTACCCGCGCCGCAGCCGCGAGTTCGCCTCCGCGCTGAGGAGCCGGGGGTTCGAGGCGCGGCACACGCGCGCGGGCAACGTCTGGGCGGGCGTCGGCCTGCGCGGCGAGCCCGCAGAGCGGGGTGGAACCGCACCGCGGGACGGAACCGCACCGCGGGGTGGAACCGCACTGCGGGACGCTTTCAGAGAGGGGGGATTGGATTGA
- a CDS encoding glycerophosphodiester phosphodiesterase family protein yields the protein MAKRSGRTGTRVVLSALMKNGSVLLLFEMLYRALGAAVLYPAVHAVLSALPRLAGQGFLGQENLGRVLGSLPAVLALAAVLLALGLFVCFELTALVLYGEAGYRGERLTLRALTVRAAKRTASLLAPRRLAVLLMLPAMALSVFALLGSSLQAVRVPEFILDFLRERPPLHFLFGALVAGLCALVFLYLPGFPALVLTGCSFPESWRTGLRLLRGKKLRALAALAAAMLGYLLSLLLVTLGLAGLAAAGVRLRFGASGGADYLRLLGAWAGVWRIAAGAFLSACLFTGATVLYHRLRGDARPAPERAERTARARLLRAARLAAVALLLPLFSESELGGAAYYPHSPETIVVAHRAGAAFAPENTVAALRLAAEHGASMAEIDVQQLRDGALVALHDTNFRRTTGVDLNVWDATLAQVRALDAGASFSYAYAGEPVPELSQMLEAAKGRIRLMIELKATGREQNLVEATLGEIDRFGMRDECVIASMNLDLLRRVKALAPDVQTAYISVLLLSEQYDLADIDAYSVETTSLTGEFVAEAHFQGKQVYAWTANTERNMLKIVRMQADGLVTDNPLFADYCLSNAGRDLSIESLRDLFFPESL from the coding sequence ATGGCCAAGCGGAGCGGGCGGACCGGCACGCGCGTCGTGCTGTCGGCCCTGATGAAGAACGGCAGCGTGCTGCTGCTGTTTGAAATGCTCTACCGGGCCCTGGGCGCGGCCGTGCTCTACCCCGCCGTGCACGCCGTCCTCTCCGCCCTGCCGCGCCTCGCGGGGCAGGGCTTTCTGGGGCAGGAAAACCTGGGCCGGGTGCTCGGCAGCCTGCCCGCCGTGCTCGCGCTCGCGGCTGTGCTGCTCGCCCTGGGGCTGTTCGTCTGCTTCGAGCTTACGGCGCTCGTGCTCTACGGCGAGGCGGGCTACCGCGGCGAGCGCCTGACGTTGCGCGCCCTCACCGTCCGCGCGGCGAAGCGCACGGCCTCGCTGCTCGCGCCAAGGCGCCTCGCGGTGCTGCTCATGCTGCCCGCGATGGCGCTCTCCGTCTTCGCGCTGCTCGGCAGCTCCCTGCAGGCGGTCCGGGTGCCGGAGTTCATCCTCGACTTCCTGCGCGAGCGCCCGCCGCTGCACTTCCTCTTCGGCGCGCTGGTCGCGGGCCTGTGCGCGCTCGTCTTCCTCTACCTGCCCGGCTTCCCGGCGCTCGTGCTGACGGGCTGCTCGTTCCCGGAATCCTGGCGGACGGGGCTTCGGCTGCTGCGCGGGAAAAAGCTGCGCGCCCTCGCGGCGCTCGCCGCCGCCATGCTCGGCTACCTGCTCTCGCTGCTGCTCGTCACCCTCGGCCTCGCGGGGCTCGCCGCCGCCGGCGTGCGCCTCCGCTTCGGCGCGTCCGGCGGCGCGGACTACCTCCGGCTTCTCGGCGCGTGGGCGGGCGTGTGGCGCATCGCGGCGGGCGCGTTCCTCTCCGCCTGCCTGTTCACGGGGGCGACCGTGCTCTACCACCGCCTGCGCGGCGACGCGCGGCCCGCGCCGGAGCGCGCGGAGCGGACGGCGCGCGCGCGGCTCCTGCGCGCGGCGCGGCTGGCCGCGGTGGCCCTGCTGCTGCCCCTGTTCAGCGAATCGGAGCTGGGCGGGGCCGCGTACTACCCCCATTCGCCGGAAACGATCGTCGTCGCCCACCGCGCGGGCGCGGCCTTCGCGCCGGAAAACACGGTGGCCGCGCTGCGCCTCGCCGCGGAGCACGGCGCGTCCATGGCGGAGATCGACGTGCAGCAGCTTCGCGACGGCGCGCTCGTCGCGCTGCACGACACGAACTTCCGCCGCACCACGGGCGTGGACCTGAACGTGTGGGACGCGACGCTTGCGCAGGTGCGCGCGCTCGACGCGGGCGCGTCCTTCAGCTACGCATACGCGGGCGAGCCGGTGCCGGAGCTCTCCCAGATGCTGGAGGCGGCGAAGGGGCGCATCCGGCTCATGATCGAGCTCAAGGCCACGGGGCGCGAGCAAAACCTCGTGGAGGCGACGCTCGGCGAGATCGACCGCTTCGGCATGCGGGACGAGTGCGTCATCGCCTCGATGAACCTCGACCTGCTGCGGCGCGTCAAGGCGCTCGCGCCGGACGTTCAGACGGCCTACATCTCCGTGCTGCTGCTCTCGGAGCAGTACGACCTCGCGGACATCGACGCCTACAGCGTGGAGACGACCTCGCTCACAGGCGAGTTCGTCGCGGAGGCGCACTTTCAGGGCAAGCAGGTCTACGCCTGGACGGCGAACACCGAGCGGAACATGCTGAAGATCGTGCGCATGCAGGCGGACGGCCTCGTGACCGACAACCCGCTGTTCGCGGACTACTGCCTCAGCAACGCCGGAAGGGACCTCTCCATCGAGTCCCTGAGGGACCTCTTCTTCCCGGAGAGCCTGTAG
- a CDS encoding nitroreductase family protein, protein MKQHRVTIDAGRCVGCGLCAGVCAAHNLTIQNRKAKTLSEDCLMCGQCAAICPKRAVSISGCAEEPAERRGEARLNPREVLEVIRFRRSIRRFEQREIPREALARILEAGRLTHTAKNAQDVSFVVLEQEKDRVERMAVRLFRRLKPLANLFSPMARNREIDERFFFFGAPTAIVILARDRTNGVLAAQNMEFVAEAEGLGVLYSGFFTTAANASRAIRRAIQMPRGKRVAMTLVLGYPDVRFLRAAPRDALDVRYM, encoded by the coding sequence ATGAAGCAGCACCGGGTGACAATCGACGCGGGCAGGTGCGTCGGCTGCGGCTTGTGCGCGGGCGTGTGCGCCGCGCACAACCTCACGATCCAGAATCGCAAAGCGAAGACCCTGTCGGAGGACTGCCTGATGTGCGGTCAGTGCGCCGCGATCTGCCCGAAGCGGGCGGTTTCGATCAGCGGCTGCGCGGAGGAGCCCGCCGAAAGGCGCGGGGAAGCGCGCCTGAACCCGCGGGAGGTGCTGGAGGTCATTCGCTTCAGGCGAAGCATCCGCCGGTTCGAGCAGCGGGAGATCCCCAGGGAAGCGCTCGCGCGCATCCTGGAGGCGGGCAGGCTGACGCATACCGCGAAAAACGCGCAGGACGTGTCCTTCGTCGTGCTCGAACAGGAGAAGGACCGGGTCGAGCGCATGGCGGTTCGCCTGTTCCGGCGGCTCAAGCCGCTGGCGAACCTGTTTAGCCCGATGGCGCGAAACCGCGAGATCGACGAGCGCTTCTTCTTCTTTGGCGCGCCCACCGCGATCGTGATTCTGGCAAGGGACAGGACGAACGGCGTCCTCGCGGCGCAGAACATGGAGTTCGTCGCGGAGGCCGAGGGCCTCGGCGTGCTGTACAGCGGTTTTTTCACGACGGCGGCGAACGCCTCGCGCGCAATCCGCCGCGCGATTCAGATGCCCCGGGGCAAGCGCGTGGCGATGACGCTGGTGCTGGGCTACCCGGACGTGCGGTTCCTGCGCGCCGCGCCGCGCGATGCGCTGGACGTCCGGTACATGTAG
- a CDS encoding MBL fold metallo-hydrolase, giving the protein MDDWFTIETIAPDTFALSEYRHWEETHCYLLLGTERALLIDTGLGVSDIRRAVDGLTALPVLAVTTHAHWDHIGGHRHFPNIAVHEAERDWLAVRFPVPLEAVRQNLLLRPCAFPAGFDPDAYRLFRGEPQRLLRDGDTLDLGGRSLQVVHTPGHSPGHCCFYEPDRGWLYTGDLIYGGCLDAFYPTTDPRQFYDSVKRVCRLSVQRVLPAHHALNLPVGILRDVEAAFGELDGRGLLRQGQGLFAFEGFQIHL; this is encoded by the coding sequence GTGGATGACTGGTTCACGATCGAGACGATCGCCCCGGACACCTTTGCCCTCAGCGAATACCGGCACTGGGAGGAAACGCACTGCTACCTCCTGCTGGGCACGGAGCGCGCCCTCCTGATCGACACGGGGCTGGGCGTCTCCGATATTCGCCGCGCGGTGGACGGCCTGACCGCGCTGCCCGTGCTCGCCGTCACCACCCACGCGCACTGGGACCACATCGGCGGGCACCGGCACTTCCCAAACATCGCGGTGCACGAGGCGGAAAGGGACTGGCTGGCCGTCCGCTTTCCCGTGCCGTTGGAGGCGGTCCGGCAAAACCTGCTGCTCAGGCCCTGCGCCTTTCCGGCGGGCTTCGACCCGGACGCCTACCGGCTCTTTCGGGGCGAGCCGCAGCGGCTCCTTCGGGACGGCGACACGCTGGACCTGGGCGGCAGGTCGCTCCAGGTCGTGCACACGCCCGGCCACTCGCCGGGGCATTGCTGCTTCTACGAGCCGGATCGGGGCTGGCTCTACACCGGCGACCTGATCTACGGCGGGTGCCTGGACGCCTTCTACCCCACCACGGACCCGCGGCAGTTCTACGACTCCGTGAAGCGGGTCTGCCGCCTGTCCGTTCAAAGGGTGCTGCCCGCGCACCACGCGCTGAACCTGCCCGTTGGCATCCTCCGGGACGTCGAGGCCGCGTTTGGGGAGCTCGACGGGCGGGGCCTCCTGCGGCAGGGGCAGGGCCTGTTCGCATTCGAGGGCTTCCAGATACACCTGTAA
- a CDS encoding helix-turn-helix domain-containing protein, translating to MSVFNYDRKRSGAFLQGKRMECKLSQDKLAEKAGCSVRTITDIEGGTVGMSIERLLTLCQLLHTTPDEVLLGADTGGESWLHAELARLTPEQRHTALAIVAPYIESLRREPAAPKEPLP from the coding sequence ATGTCCGTTTTTAACTACGACCGGAAGCGTTCCGGCGCGTTCTTACAGGGGAAGCGCATGGAATGCAAGCTGTCGCAGGATAAGCTCGCTGAAAAGGCGGGCTGTTCCGTACGCACGATTACGGACATCGAAGGGGGCACGGTGGGCATGTCGATCGAGCGGCTGCTCACGCTGTGCCAGCTCCTTCACACCACGCCGGACGAGGTGCTGCTGGGCGCGGACACGGGCGGCGAAAGCTGGCTGCACGCGGAGCTGGCCCGGCTGACCCCGGAGCAGCGGCACACCGCGCTGGCGATCGTCGCCCCCTACATCGAGTCCCTGCGCCGGGAGCCCGCCGCGCCGAAGGAGCCCCTGCCGTAG
- a CDS encoding S24 family peptidase — protein sequence MKPGSRIRERRLLLGLSVADVAAALGKNRATVYRYESGYIEDLPTTVLEPLARVLQTTPAYLAGWTDEPAPLAHPDLLPIARRRRIPLLGEIACGEPIYSPAEAELVDVDEGLACDSAMICRGDSMIGARIYDGDLVYVRRQDDVDDGQIAAVAIDGELTLKRVFKLRDLDDEGNVVYRVELRAENPRYAPIRIGGPDETRQVNIVGRAVAFRSVLP from the coding sequence ATGAAGCCGGGATCAAGAATACGGGAGCGCCGCCTCCTCCTGGGGCTGTCGGTCGCGGACGTCGCGGCCGCCCTGGGAAAAAACCGCGCCACGGTCTACCGATACGAAAGCGGCTACATCGAGGATCTGCCCACGACGGTGCTCGAGCCCCTGGCCCGGGTGCTGCAAACGACGCCCGCGTACCTCGCCGGGTGGACGGACGAGCCCGCGCCGCTCGCCCACCCCGACCTGCTGCCCATCGCGCGAAGGCGCAGGATCCCGCTGCTGGGCGAGATCGCCTGCGGCGAGCCGATCTATTCCCCGGCGGAGGCGGAGCTGGTGGACGTGGACGAGGGCCTCGCCTGCGACAGCGCGATGATCTGCCGGGGCGACAGCATGATCGGGGCGCGCATCTACGACGGCGACCTGGTGTACGTGCGCCGTCAGGACGACGTGGACGACGGGCAGATCGCCGCGGTGGCCATCGACGGGGAGCTGACGCTCAAGCGCGTGTTCAAGCTGCGCGACCTGGACGACGAGGGCAACGTCGTCTACCGGGTGGAGCTGCGGGCGGAGAACCCGCGCTACGCGCCGATCCGCATCGGCGGGCCGGACGAGACGCGCCAGGTGAACATCGTCGGCCGGGCGGTCGCGTTCCGCAGCGTCCTGCCGTAA